Proteins encoded by one window of Castor canadensis chromosome 2, mCasCan1.hap1v2, whole genome shotgun sequence:
- the Skor1 gene encoding SKI family transcriptional corepressor 1 isoform X1 — protein sequence MALLCGLGQVILHLWVPRFPQWKTRVGFLVYLVAGAFQNSPGGMEALTTQLGPGREGSSSPNSKQELQPYSGSSALKPNQVGETSLYGVPIVSLVIDGQERLCLAQISNTLLKNYSYNEIHNRRVALGITCVQCTPVQLEILRRAGAMPISSRRCGMITKREAERLCKSFLGEHKPPKLPENFAFDVVHECAWGSRGSFIPARYNSSRAKCIKCGYCSMYFSPNKFIFHSHRTPDAKYTQPDAANFNSWRRHLKLSDKSATDELSHAWEDVKAMFNGGTRKRTFSLQGGGGGGANGGSSGQGKGGGGGGGGGGPGCSAEMAPGPPPHKSLRCGEDEAAGPPGPPPPHPQRGLGLVAGANGPAGPGGPGSSAGVRSYPVIPVPSKGFGLLQKLPPPLFPHPYGFPTAFGLCPKKDDPVLGAGDPKGGPGTGSGSGAGAGAGAGGPGAGHLPPGAGAGPGGGAMFWGHQPSGAAKDAAAVAAAAAAATVYPTFPMFWPAAGSLPVPPYPAAQSQAKAVAAAVAAAAAAAAAAAGSSGPEPLDGAEPAKEGGLGTEERCPSALSRGPLDEDGADEALPPPLPPLPPPPPPPARKGSYVSAFRPVVKDTESIAKLYGSAREAYGTGPARGPGPGAGTGGGYVSPDFLSEGSSSYHSASPDVDTADEPEVDVESNRFPDDEGAQDEMEPNAASAGGGPDDDQPAGPPSATSSGAEGPTDSPDSGSPRPRRRPGPPPASRSAFGDPAADDVVRRPERTPPSGYDLRESCGPLGGPATIKVYAPERDEHVKSAAVALGPAATYLCTPEAQEPDKEDNHSTGDDLETRKSYSDQRSISQPSPANTDRGEDGLTLDVTGTQLVEKDIENLAREELQKLLLEQMELRKKLEREFQSLKDNFQDQMKRELAYREEMVQQLQIVRDTLCNELDQERKARYAIQQKLKEAHDALHHFSCKMLTPRHCTGNCSFKPPLLP from the exons ATGGCgttgctgtgtggccttgggcaagtcattctCCATCTCTGGGTCCCACGTTTTCCTCAGTGGAAAACCAGGGTTGGGTTCCTTGTATACCTTGTAGCTGGGGCATTCCAGAATTCTCC CGGCGGCATGGAGGCTCTCACCACTCAGCTGGGACCAGGGCGCGAGGGCAGCTCCTCACCCAACTCCAAGCAGGAGCTACAGCCCTACTCAGGCTCCAGCGCCCTCAAACCCAACCAGGTGGGGGAGACGTCGCTATATGGGGTGCCTATCGTGTCCCTGGTCATCGACGGTCAGGAGCGCCTGTGTCTGGCACAGATCTCCAACACCCTCCTCAAGAACTACAGCTACAATGAGATCCACAACCGCCGCGTGGCCCTGGGCATCACGTGTGTGCAGTGCACGCCGGTGCAGCTGGAGATTCTGCGTCGGGCCGGGGCCATGCCTATCTCCTCTCGCCGCTGTGGTATGATCACGAAGCGAGAGGCCGAACGTTTGTGCAAGTCATTCCTGGGCGAGCATAAGCCCCCCAAGTTGCCTGAGAACTTCGCCTTTGATGTGGTGCACGAGTGCGCGTGGGGCTCTCGTGGCAGCTTCATCCCTGCGCGTTATAACAGCTCGCGTGCCAAGTGCATTAAGTGTGGCTACTGCAGTATGTACTTCTCACCTAACAAGTTCATCTTCCACTCGCACCGCACGCCCGACGCCAAGTATACCCAGCCAGATGCCGCCAACTTCAACTCGTGGCGCCGTCACCTCAAACTCAGTGACAAGTCCGCCACAGATGAATTGAGCCACGCTTGGGAGGATGTGAAGGCCATGTTTAATGGCGGCACGCGCAAGCGGACCTTCTCCCTGCAAGGAGGCGGCGGAGGCGGCGCTAATGGCGGGTCAAGTGGGCAAGGGAAGGGTGGTGGAGGCGGCGGTGGAGGTGGTGGCCCGGGGTGCAGCGCAGAGATGGCCCCAGGCCCGCCGCCCCACAAAAGCCTGCGCTGCGGAGAAGATGAGGCGGCCGGGCCTCCAGGGCCACCTCCTCCTCACCCACAGCGCGGACTTGGCCTGGTGGCAGGAGCTAATGGCCCGGCTGGCCCAGGAGGACCTGGTAGCAGCGCAGGTGTACGTAGCTACCCGGTGATCCCAGTGCCCAGCAAAGGCTTTGGGCTCTTGCAAAAGCTGCCCCCACCGCTTTTCCCGCATCCTTATGGTTTCCCCACGGCCTTTGGCCTATGTCCCAAAAAGGACGACCCAGTGTTGGGCGCGGGAGACCCCAAGGGTGGCCCTGGCACTGGGAGCGGTAGTGGTGCAGGCGCTGGCGCCGGTGCGGGGGGCCCTGGAGCAGGCCACTTGCCTCCGGGGGCAGGGGCGGGTCCGGGTGGCGGTGCCATGTTCTGGGGTCATCAACCTTCTGGGGCAGCCAAGGATGCAGCGGCTGTAGCTGCAGCAGCGGCTGCCGCCACAGTGTACCCGACGTTTCCCATGTTCTGGCCAGCTGCAGGCAGCCTCCCGGTGCCGCCCTACCCGGCTGCGCAAAGTCAAGCTAAGGCTGTAGCGGCAGCGgtagcagcggcggcggcggcggctgcggcgGCCGCTGGGAGCAGCGGACCCGAGCCCCTGGACGGCGCTGAGCCAGCCAAGGAAGGTGGCCTTGGCACGGAAGAGCGCTGCCCGAGTGCTCTGTCCCGCGGCCCCCTGGACGAGGACGGTGCGGACGAGGCGCTACCACCGCCCctaccccccttaccccctcctcCGCCGCCACCTGCACGCAAAGGCTCCTATGTGTCTGCCTTCCGACCTGTGGTCAAGGACACGGAGAGCATTGCCAAGCTCTATGGCAGCGCCCGCGAGGCATACGGCACAGGGCCTGCTCGAGGGCCTGGGCCAGGCGCGGGGACAGGCGGGGGCTACGTGAGCCCGGACTTTCTGAGCGAGGGCAGCTCCAGCTACCATTCCGCCTCGCCCGACGTGGACACCGCGGACGAGCCTGAGGTGGATGTGGAGTCTAACCGCTTCCCTGACGATGAAGGCGCCCAGGATGAAATGGAGCCCAATGCTGCCAGCGCGGGAGGTGGCCCAGATGACGACCAGCCCGCTGGGCCCCCATCTGCCACCTCCTCAGGCGCAGAGGGTCCCACAGACTCTCCCGACAGTGGTAGTCCTCGCCCCCGGCGCCGTCCTGGGCCACCCCCTGCCAGCCGGTCTGCATTCGGGGACCCGGCTGCAGATGACGTAGTGCGGAGACCTGAGAGGACCCCGCCAAGCGGTTATGACCTTCGAGAGTCTTGCGGGCCCCTGGGAGGCCCCGCGACGATCAAG GTATACGCGCCCGAGAGGGACGAGCACGTGAAGAGCGCGGCGGTGGCGCTGGGGCCCGCGGCCACTTACCTCTGTACCCCTGAGGCCCAGG AACCAGATAAGGAAGACAATCACTCTACCGGCGATGATTTGGAAACGAGGAAATCCTATTCAGACCAAAGGAGTATCTCTCAGCCAAGCCCTGCAAATACAGACCGAG GTGAAGATGGGCTCACCTTAGATGTCACAGGAACTCAGCTGGTGGAGAAAGATATTGAAAACCTGGCCAGAG AGGAACTGCAAAAATTGCTCCTGGAGCAAATGGAGCTCCGTAAGAAGCTGGAGCGAGAATTCCAGAGCCTCAAAG ATAATTTTCAGGATCAAATGAAGAGGGAATTGGCTTATCGAGAAGAAATGGTGCAACAGCTGCAAATCGTCAGAG ACACCCTGTGTAACGAACTGGACCAGGAGCGGAAGGCACGCTATGCCATTCAGCAGAAATTAAAAG AAGCCCACGACGCCCTACACCACTTCTCCTGCAAGATGCTGACGCCCCGTCACTGCACTGGCAACTGCTCCTTCAAGCCCCCGCTGTTGCCCTAG
- the Skor1 gene encoding SKI family transcriptional corepressor 1 isoform X4: MALLCGLGSGGMEALTTQLGPGREGSSSPNSKQELQPYSGSSALKPNQVGETSLYGVPIVSLVIDGQERLCLAQISNTLLKNYSYNEIHNRRVALGITCVQCTPVQLEILRRAGAMPISSRRCGMITKREAERLCKSFLGEHKPPKLPENFAFDVVHECAWGSRGSFIPARYNSSRAKCIKCGYCSMYFSPNKFIFHSHRTPDAKYTQPDAANFNSWRRHLKLSDKSATDELSHAWEDVKAMFNGGTRKRTFSLQGGGGGGANGGSSGQGKGGGGGGGGGGPGCSAEMAPGPPPHKSLRCGEDEAAGPPGPPPPHPQRGLGLVAGANGPAGPGGPGSSAGVRSYPVIPVPSKGFGLLQKLPPPLFPHPYGFPTAFGLCPKKDDPVLGAGDPKGGPGTGSGSGAGAGAGAGGPGAGHLPPGAGAGPGGGAMFWGHQPSGAAKDAAAVAAAAAAATVYPTFPMFWPAAGSLPVPPYPAAQSQAKAVAAAVAAAAAAAAAAAGSSGPEPLDGAEPAKEGGLGTEERCPSALSRGPLDEDGADEALPPPLPPLPPPPPPPARKGSYVSAFRPVVKDTESIAKLYGSAREAYGTGPARGPGPGAGTGGGYVSPDFLSEGSSSYHSASPDVDTADEPEVDVESNRFPDDEGAQDEMEPNAASAGGGPDDDQPAGPPSATSSGAEGPTDSPDSGSPRPRRRPGPPPASRSAFGDPAADDVVRRPERTPPSGYDLRESCGPLGGPATIKVYAPERDEHVKSAAVALGPAATYLCTPEAQEPDKEDNHSTGDDLETRKSYSDQRSISQPSPANTDRGEDGLTLDVTGTQLVEKDIENLAREELQKLLLEQMELRKKLEREFQSLKDNFQDQMKRELAYREEMVQQLQIVRDTLCNELDQERKARYAIQQKLKAHDALHHFSCKMLTPRHCTGNCSFKPPLLP; this comes from the exons ATGGCgttgctgtgtggccttgg GAGCGGCGGCATGGAGGCTCTCACCACTCAGCTGGGACCAGGGCGCGAGGGCAGCTCCTCACCCAACTCCAAGCAGGAGCTACAGCCCTACTCAGGCTCCAGCGCCCTCAAACCCAACCAGGTGGGGGAGACGTCGCTATATGGGGTGCCTATCGTGTCCCTGGTCATCGACGGTCAGGAGCGCCTGTGTCTGGCACAGATCTCCAACACCCTCCTCAAGAACTACAGCTACAATGAGATCCACAACCGCCGCGTGGCCCTGGGCATCACGTGTGTGCAGTGCACGCCGGTGCAGCTGGAGATTCTGCGTCGGGCCGGGGCCATGCCTATCTCCTCTCGCCGCTGTGGTATGATCACGAAGCGAGAGGCCGAACGTTTGTGCAAGTCATTCCTGGGCGAGCATAAGCCCCCCAAGTTGCCTGAGAACTTCGCCTTTGATGTGGTGCACGAGTGCGCGTGGGGCTCTCGTGGCAGCTTCATCCCTGCGCGTTATAACAGCTCGCGTGCCAAGTGCATTAAGTGTGGCTACTGCAGTATGTACTTCTCACCTAACAAGTTCATCTTCCACTCGCACCGCACGCCCGACGCCAAGTATACCCAGCCAGATGCCGCCAACTTCAACTCGTGGCGCCGTCACCTCAAACTCAGTGACAAGTCCGCCACAGATGAATTGAGCCACGCTTGGGAGGATGTGAAGGCCATGTTTAATGGCGGCACGCGCAAGCGGACCTTCTCCCTGCAAGGAGGCGGCGGAGGCGGCGCTAATGGCGGGTCAAGTGGGCAAGGGAAGGGTGGTGGAGGCGGCGGTGGAGGTGGTGGCCCGGGGTGCAGCGCAGAGATGGCCCCAGGCCCGCCGCCCCACAAAAGCCTGCGCTGCGGAGAAGATGAGGCGGCCGGGCCTCCAGGGCCACCTCCTCCTCACCCACAGCGCGGACTTGGCCTGGTGGCAGGAGCTAATGGCCCGGCTGGCCCAGGAGGACCTGGTAGCAGCGCAGGTGTACGTAGCTACCCGGTGATCCCAGTGCCCAGCAAAGGCTTTGGGCTCTTGCAAAAGCTGCCCCCACCGCTTTTCCCGCATCCTTATGGTTTCCCCACGGCCTTTGGCCTATGTCCCAAAAAGGACGACCCAGTGTTGGGCGCGGGAGACCCCAAGGGTGGCCCTGGCACTGGGAGCGGTAGTGGTGCAGGCGCTGGCGCCGGTGCGGGGGGCCCTGGAGCAGGCCACTTGCCTCCGGGGGCAGGGGCGGGTCCGGGTGGCGGTGCCATGTTCTGGGGTCATCAACCTTCTGGGGCAGCCAAGGATGCAGCGGCTGTAGCTGCAGCAGCGGCTGCCGCCACAGTGTACCCGACGTTTCCCATGTTCTGGCCAGCTGCAGGCAGCCTCCCGGTGCCGCCCTACCCGGCTGCGCAAAGTCAAGCTAAGGCTGTAGCGGCAGCGgtagcagcggcggcggcggcggctgcggcgGCCGCTGGGAGCAGCGGACCCGAGCCCCTGGACGGCGCTGAGCCAGCCAAGGAAGGTGGCCTTGGCACGGAAGAGCGCTGCCCGAGTGCTCTGTCCCGCGGCCCCCTGGACGAGGACGGTGCGGACGAGGCGCTACCACCGCCCctaccccccttaccccctcctcCGCCGCCACCTGCACGCAAAGGCTCCTATGTGTCTGCCTTCCGACCTGTGGTCAAGGACACGGAGAGCATTGCCAAGCTCTATGGCAGCGCCCGCGAGGCATACGGCACAGGGCCTGCTCGAGGGCCTGGGCCAGGCGCGGGGACAGGCGGGGGCTACGTGAGCCCGGACTTTCTGAGCGAGGGCAGCTCCAGCTACCATTCCGCCTCGCCCGACGTGGACACCGCGGACGAGCCTGAGGTGGATGTGGAGTCTAACCGCTTCCCTGACGATGAAGGCGCCCAGGATGAAATGGAGCCCAATGCTGCCAGCGCGGGAGGTGGCCCAGATGACGACCAGCCCGCTGGGCCCCCATCTGCCACCTCCTCAGGCGCAGAGGGTCCCACAGACTCTCCCGACAGTGGTAGTCCTCGCCCCCGGCGCCGTCCTGGGCCACCCCCTGCCAGCCGGTCTGCATTCGGGGACCCGGCTGCAGATGACGTAGTGCGGAGACCTGAGAGGACCCCGCCAAGCGGTTATGACCTTCGAGAGTCTTGCGGGCCCCTGGGAGGCCCCGCGACGATCAAG GTATACGCGCCCGAGAGGGACGAGCACGTGAAGAGCGCGGCGGTGGCGCTGGGGCCCGCGGCCACTTACCTCTGTACCCCTGAGGCCCAGG AACCAGATAAGGAAGACAATCACTCTACCGGCGATGATTTGGAAACGAGGAAATCCTATTCAGACCAAAGGAGTATCTCTCAGCCAAGCCCTGCAAATACAGACCGAG GTGAAGATGGGCTCACCTTAGATGTCACAGGAACTCAGCTGGTGGAGAAAGATATTGAAAACCTGGCCAGAG AGGAACTGCAAAAATTGCTCCTGGAGCAAATGGAGCTCCGTAAGAAGCTGGAGCGAGAATTCCAGAGCCTCAAAG ATAATTTTCAGGATCAAATGAAGAGGGAATTGGCTTATCGAGAAGAAATGGTGCAACAGCTGCAAATCGTCAGAG ACACCCTGTGTAACGAACTGGACCAGGAGCGGAAGGCACGCTATGCCATTCAGCAGAAATTAAAAG CCCACGACGCCCTACACCACTTCTCCTGCAAGATGCTGACGCCCCGTCACTGCACTGGCAACTGCTCCTTCAAGCCCCCGCTGTTGCCCTAG
- the Skor1 gene encoding SKI family transcriptional corepressor 1 isoform X2 has protein sequence MALLCGLGQVILHLWVPRFPQWKTRVGFLFIRSLVSLFRRSGGMEALTTQLGPGREGSSSPNSKQELQPYSGSSALKPNQVGETSLYGVPIVSLVIDGQERLCLAQISNTLLKNYSYNEIHNRRVALGITCVQCTPVQLEILRRAGAMPISSRRCGMITKREAERLCKSFLGEHKPPKLPENFAFDVVHECAWGSRGSFIPARYNSSRAKCIKCGYCSMYFSPNKFIFHSHRTPDAKYTQPDAANFNSWRRHLKLSDKSATDELSHAWEDVKAMFNGGTRKRTFSLQGGGGGGANGGSSGQGKGGGGGGGGGGPGCSAEMAPGPPPHKSLRCGEDEAAGPPGPPPPHPQRGLGLVAGANGPAGPGGPGSSAGVRSYPVIPVPSKGFGLLQKLPPPLFPHPYGFPTAFGLCPKKDDPVLGAGDPKGGPGTGSGSGAGAGAGAGGPGAGHLPPGAGAGPGGGAMFWGHQPSGAAKDAAAVAAAAAAATVYPTFPMFWPAAGSLPVPPYPAAQSQAKAVAAAVAAAAAAAAAAAGSSGPEPLDGAEPAKEGGLGTEERCPSALSRGPLDEDGADEALPPPLPPLPPPPPPPARKGSYVSAFRPVVKDTESIAKLYGSAREAYGTGPARGPGPGAGTGGGYVSPDFLSEGSSSYHSASPDVDTADEPEVDVESNRFPDDEGAQDEMEPNAASAGGGPDDDQPAGPPSATSSGAEGPTDSPDSGSPRPRRRPGPPPASRSAFGDPAADDVVRRPERTPPSGYDLRESCGPLGGPATIKVYAPERDEHVKSAAVALGPAATYLCTPEAQEPDKEDNHSTGDDLETRKSYSDQRSISQPSPANTDRGEDGLTLDVTGTQLVEKDIENLAREELQKLLLEQMELRKKLEREFQSLKDNFQDQMKRELAYREEMVQQLQIVRDTLCNELDQERKARYAIQQKLKEAHDALHHFSCKMLTPRHCTGNCSFKPPLLP, from the exons ATGGCgttgctgtgtggccttgggcaagtcattctCCATCTCTGGGTCCCACGTTTTCCTCAGTGGAAAACCAGGGTTGGGTTCCTT TTCATACGCTCTCTGGTTTCTCTGTTTCGCAGGAGCGGCGGCATGGAGGCTCTCACCACTCAGCTGGGACCAGGGCGCGAGGGCAGCTCCTCACCCAACTCCAAGCAGGAGCTACAGCCCTACTCAGGCTCCAGCGCCCTCAAACCCAACCAGGTGGGGGAGACGTCGCTATATGGGGTGCCTATCGTGTCCCTGGTCATCGACGGTCAGGAGCGCCTGTGTCTGGCACAGATCTCCAACACCCTCCTCAAGAACTACAGCTACAATGAGATCCACAACCGCCGCGTGGCCCTGGGCATCACGTGTGTGCAGTGCACGCCGGTGCAGCTGGAGATTCTGCGTCGGGCCGGGGCCATGCCTATCTCCTCTCGCCGCTGTGGTATGATCACGAAGCGAGAGGCCGAACGTTTGTGCAAGTCATTCCTGGGCGAGCATAAGCCCCCCAAGTTGCCTGAGAACTTCGCCTTTGATGTGGTGCACGAGTGCGCGTGGGGCTCTCGTGGCAGCTTCATCCCTGCGCGTTATAACAGCTCGCGTGCCAAGTGCATTAAGTGTGGCTACTGCAGTATGTACTTCTCACCTAACAAGTTCATCTTCCACTCGCACCGCACGCCCGACGCCAAGTATACCCAGCCAGATGCCGCCAACTTCAACTCGTGGCGCCGTCACCTCAAACTCAGTGACAAGTCCGCCACAGATGAATTGAGCCACGCTTGGGAGGATGTGAAGGCCATGTTTAATGGCGGCACGCGCAAGCGGACCTTCTCCCTGCAAGGAGGCGGCGGAGGCGGCGCTAATGGCGGGTCAAGTGGGCAAGGGAAGGGTGGTGGAGGCGGCGGTGGAGGTGGTGGCCCGGGGTGCAGCGCAGAGATGGCCCCAGGCCCGCCGCCCCACAAAAGCCTGCGCTGCGGAGAAGATGAGGCGGCCGGGCCTCCAGGGCCACCTCCTCCTCACCCACAGCGCGGACTTGGCCTGGTGGCAGGAGCTAATGGCCCGGCTGGCCCAGGAGGACCTGGTAGCAGCGCAGGTGTACGTAGCTACCCGGTGATCCCAGTGCCCAGCAAAGGCTTTGGGCTCTTGCAAAAGCTGCCCCCACCGCTTTTCCCGCATCCTTATGGTTTCCCCACGGCCTTTGGCCTATGTCCCAAAAAGGACGACCCAGTGTTGGGCGCGGGAGACCCCAAGGGTGGCCCTGGCACTGGGAGCGGTAGTGGTGCAGGCGCTGGCGCCGGTGCGGGGGGCCCTGGAGCAGGCCACTTGCCTCCGGGGGCAGGGGCGGGTCCGGGTGGCGGTGCCATGTTCTGGGGTCATCAACCTTCTGGGGCAGCCAAGGATGCAGCGGCTGTAGCTGCAGCAGCGGCTGCCGCCACAGTGTACCCGACGTTTCCCATGTTCTGGCCAGCTGCAGGCAGCCTCCCGGTGCCGCCCTACCCGGCTGCGCAAAGTCAAGCTAAGGCTGTAGCGGCAGCGgtagcagcggcggcggcggcggctgcggcgGCCGCTGGGAGCAGCGGACCCGAGCCCCTGGACGGCGCTGAGCCAGCCAAGGAAGGTGGCCTTGGCACGGAAGAGCGCTGCCCGAGTGCTCTGTCCCGCGGCCCCCTGGACGAGGACGGTGCGGACGAGGCGCTACCACCGCCCctaccccccttaccccctcctcCGCCGCCACCTGCACGCAAAGGCTCCTATGTGTCTGCCTTCCGACCTGTGGTCAAGGACACGGAGAGCATTGCCAAGCTCTATGGCAGCGCCCGCGAGGCATACGGCACAGGGCCTGCTCGAGGGCCTGGGCCAGGCGCGGGGACAGGCGGGGGCTACGTGAGCCCGGACTTTCTGAGCGAGGGCAGCTCCAGCTACCATTCCGCCTCGCCCGACGTGGACACCGCGGACGAGCCTGAGGTGGATGTGGAGTCTAACCGCTTCCCTGACGATGAAGGCGCCCAGGATGAAATGGAGCCCAATGCTGCCAGCGCGGGAGGTGGCCCAGATGACGACCAGCCCGCTGGGCCCCCATCTGCCACCTCCTCAGGCGCAGAGGGTCCCACAGACTCTCCCGACAGTGGTAGTCCTCGCCCCCGGCGCCGTCCTGGGCCACCCCCTGCCAGCCGGTCTGCATTCGGGGACCCGGCTGCAGATGACGTAGTGCGGAGACCTGAGAGGACCCCGCCAAGCGGTTATGACCTTCGAGAGTCTTGCGGGCCCCTGGGAGGCCCCGCGACGATCAAG GTATACGCGCCCGAGAGGGACGAGCACGTGAAGAGCGCGGCGGTGGCGCTGGGGCCCGCGGCCACTTACCTCTGTACCCCTGAGGCCCAGG AACCAGATAAGGAAGACAATCACTCTACCGGCGATGATTTGGAAACGAGGAAATCCTATTCAGACCAAAGGAGTATCTCTCAGCCAAGCCCTGCAAATACAGACCGAG GTGAAGATGGGCTCACCTTAGATGTCACAGGAACTCAGCTGGTGGAGAAAGATATTGAAAACCTGGCCAGAG AGGAACTGCAAAAATTGCTCCTGGAGCAAATGGAGCTCCGTAAGAAGCTGGAGCGAGAATTCCAGAGCCTCAAAG ATAATTTTCAGGATCAAATGAAGAGGGAATTGGCTTATCGAGAAGAAATGGTGCAACAGCTGCAAATCGTCAGAG ACACCCTGTGTAACGAACTGGACCAGGAGCGGAAGGCACGCTATGCCATTCAGCAGAAATTAAAAG AAGCCCACGACGCCCTACACCACTTCTCCTGCAAGATGCTGACGCCCCGTCACTGCACTGGCAACTGCTCCTTCAAGCCCCCGCTGTTGCCCTAG